In Paenibacillus ihbetae, the following are encoded in one genomic region:
- a CDS encoding winged helix family transcriptional regulator codes for MSNQTEEIMEMATVYSFPDWKTTSLYQHPGAGMPIGDACPTTMRAALLSRSPGRVHEMFMTLTENCFEVMMFRKWEPRLQTALNTGLIIADMTGCRDMAAFSKERELLLPEHPSIPVLYLVGEELMSNAGTSLMNEELMVWPARSKDTMMYQVQRTIRLFAPVPAPSADEEAKGLVYKDLTIDRDKMTVHRGQAPIHLTKTEYMLLLLLMDSKGAVCTREELMSKIWDTDFMGGSNVVDVHIKSLRKKLSDNAGAPRYIATVRGVGYRLAD; via the coding sequence ATGTCAAACCAAACGGAAGAAATAATGGAGATGGCGACCGTATATTCGTTTCCGGACTGGAAGACGACGAGCTTGTACCAGCATCCGGGAGCGGGAATGCCGATCGGCGATGCTTGTCCTACGACGATGCGGGCGGCGCTGTTAAGCCGTTCGCCTGGTCGGGTTCATGAAATGTTCATGACGCTGACGGAGAACTGCTTCGAGGTGATGATGTTCCGGAAGTGGGAGCCGCGCCTGCAGACGGCTCTGAACACCGGATTGATCATTGCCGACATGACCGGCTGCAGAGACATGGCTGCCTTCAGCAAAGAACGAGAGCTGCTGCTGCCGGAGCATCCCTCGATCCCGGTGCTATACCTTGTTGGCGAGGAGCTCATGAGCAATGCCGGTACTAGTCTGATGAACGAGGAGCTCATGGTTTGGCCGGCTCGCTCGAAGGATACGATGATGTACCAAGTGCAGCGGACGATCCGCCTGTTCGCCCCCGTCCCGGCTCCTTCCGCCGATGAGGAAGCTAAAGGTCTCGTATATAAGGATCTGACCATTGATCGGGATAAAATGACGGTTCACCGCGGGCAAGCTCCGATTCATCTCACCAAGACGGAATACATGCTGCTTCTGCTGCTAATGGACAGCAAGGGAGCCGTCTGCACCCGAGAGGAGTTAATGAGCAAGATCTGGGATACGGATTTTATGGGCGGCAGCAATGTAGTGGACGTCCATATCAAGAGCTTGCGCAAGAAGCTGAGCGACAATGCAGGAGCACCGCGCTATATCGCGACGGTTCGTGGAGTAGGTTACCGCCTGGCGGACTAA
- a CDS encoding catalase, producing the protein MDRLTTNQGAPVGDNQNSKTAGRRGPTLLEDYHLIEKIAHFDRERIPERVVHARGAGAHGIFVVENDMKPYTKAAFLQEIGQETPVFVRFSTVIHGTGSPETARDPRGFAVKFYTEEGNYDIVGNHIPVFFIRDAIKFPDMVHSLKPAPDSNIQEPGRYWDFMTLSPESTHMMTWVFSDHGTPANYRELDGFSVHAFKWVNSEGKVTYVKYKWESQQGVRTLDADELVEVQGKDFNHATRDLREHIEQGDFPKWRLMVQLMSPEEMDDLPFDPLDATKVWPEDRFPFITVGTMTLNRNPQNFFAEVEQAAFSPSALVPGIEPSEDKLLQGRLFSYPDTQRHRLGPNYLQIPINCPYAPVRNHQRDGLMNVKQDPSPVNYEPNSYTTGPVEDRSVQESEAPLSGHVVRQRIEKTDDFTQAGELYRSFTQQQKDNLLRNLIADLSQVKQDIQLRAVCNFYRADAEYGARLAEGLGVDLSGFIPAGNKPEMV; encoded by the coding sequence ATGGATAGATTGACAACGAACCAAGGAGCTCCTGTAGGAGACAATCAGAATTCGAAGACGGCCGGCCGCCGCGGTCCTACGCTGCTGGAGGATTATCATCTGATTGAAAAGATCGCGCACTTTGACCGTGAACGGATACCGGAGCGCGTCGTTCACGCCCGTGGAGCAGGGGCGCATGGCATCTTCGTCGTGGAGAATGACATGAAGCCGTATACCAAAGCGGCCTTCCTGCAGGAGATCGGACAGGAGACGCCGGTCTTCGTTCGATTCTCCACCGTCATTCATGGAACGGGTTCCCCGGAAACGGCACGGGACCCGCGCGGCTTCGCCGTGAAGTTCTACACGGAGGAAGGCAACTACGATATCGTTGGTAATCATATCCCCGTCTTCTTTATTCGGGATGCCATCAAATTCCCTGATATGGTTCACTCCCTGAAGCCGGCTCCGGACAGCAACATCCAAGAGCCCGGACGGTACTGGGATTTCATGACGCTGTCCCCGGAATCGACGCATATGATGACCTGGGTGTTCTCCGATCATGGAACGCCGGCCAACTACCGCGAGCTGGACGGATTCAGCGTGCATGCATTTAAATGGGTCAACAGCGAAGGCAAAGTCACTTATGTGAAATATAAATGGGAATCGCAGCAAGGGGTACGCACCCTGGATGCCGATGAGCTGGTTGAAGTGCAGGGCAAGGATTTCAACCATGCAACGCGGGATCTGCGCGAGCATATCGAGCAAGGCGACTTTCCGAAGTGGCGTCTGATGGTGCAGTTGATGTCTCCGGAAGAGATGGACGATTTGCCCTTCGATCCCCTCGATGCAACGAAGGTATGGCCGGAGGACCGCTTTCCGTTCATTACGGTAGGCACCATGACCTTGAACCGCAACCCGCAAAATTTCTTCGCGGAAGTTGAGCAGGCCGCTTTCTCGCCAAGCGCGCTGGTTCCCGGCATTGAGCCTTCGGAGGATAAGCTCCTTCAAGGACGCCTGTTCTCCTATCCGGATACGCAGCGTCACCGGCTTGGTCCCAACTACCTCCAAATTCCGATCAATTGTCCATATGCACCGGTCCGCAACCACCAGCGCGACGGTCTGATGAACGTCAAGCAGGATCCGTCTCCGGTCAACTATGAGCCGAACAGCTATACGACCGGACCGGTTGAGGATCGATCCGTTCAGGAGAGCGAAGCGCCGCTTAGCGGTCATGTCGTTCGCCAGCGTATCGAGAAGACGGACGACTTCACCCAAGCCGGAGAGCTGTATCGCTCCTTTACCCAGCAGCAGAAGGACAACCTGCTCCGCAACCTGATTGCGGATTTGAGCCAGGTGAAGCAGGATATCCAGCTGCGTGCCGTATGCAACTTCTACCGTGCAGACGCCGAATATGGAGCCAGACTGGCTGAGGGACTCGGCGTTGATCTGAGCGGCTTCATTCCGGCCGGGAACAAGCCGGAGATGGTATAA
- a CDS encoding methyl-accepting chemotaxis protein has product MKTKKTNRLRRNMIITFLAVLLVPSFAIGYITYRDASNTVEEEILRSASRSVETANDVINQTIENKIHDLSYFSGKIKGAAVDQELASGSETGLAAVLRQYLGLHPETVDIFAGTARGGILKASTDKLPEGYDPRQTEWYKLAVNAKGEPIITTPYASQAGSMIVVTIAQMLPDGSGVVGIDLNLTQIRDLVEVKVGREGYTMVLDQKQHYLFHPEYAAGTDALAQEAWISRLYEGTEGQFHYEHNGEDKQLNYITNERTGWKIAGTMYFSEVEDSVRGIRNTMVLVMALSLLGAFALAIWNIRSVLKPIRKLSKATEVISDGDLTYRMSGFKRDEIGELADHFQAMVDNLREMVHGVMGMSENVSASSEELSANAMQNTAAVQHVTSSIQEVAAGSESQLFAVEEIVKRMNQVTQHADSIAALLEVMRGAMNQTEELAQEGNTAVITAAATMQDINHSMEELGGVISQLSERSEQIRGIVGTIGEIAKQTSLLALNASIEASRAGEHGRGFAVVAAEIRSLAHRSEASAQHIAELIAAILQEVERTNAVMASAQENVSEGVGAADLTGRSFSRIKKAVHKVTGQVSETAETARQLADDANETRTAIDAIRDISEQTSGRTQSISAASEEQLASMEEVSASATDLSRQAEELQELVRRFKV; this is encoded by the coding sequence ATGAAGACAAAGAAAACCAACCGGCTTCGGCGAAACATGATCATCACGTTTCTTGCGGTGCTGCTCGTTCCAAGCTTTGCGATTGGTTATATTACGTATCGCGACGCCAGCAATACTGTAGAGGAGGAAATTTTACGGAGTGCATCGCGGAGCGTGGAGACGGCCAATGATGTCATCAACCAGACGATCGAAAATAAAATTCATGACTTAAGCTATTTCAGCGGCAAGATCAAAGGGGCAGCGGTCGATCAGGAGCTGGCATCCGGCAGCGAAACGGGACTCGCGGCCGTGCTGCGGCAATATCTGGGGCTGCACCCCGAAACGGTCGATATTTTTGCCGGGACAGCCCGGGGCGGCATTCTGAAAGCCTCTACGGACAAGCTTCCTGAAGGGTATGACCCGAGACAGACCGAGTGGTATAAGCTGGCCGTCAACGCCAAGGGTGAACCGATCATTACGACGCCGTATGCGTCACAGGCCGGATCGATGATCGTTGTGACGATTGCGCAGATGCTCCCGGACGGATCCGGCGTGGTCGGCATTGATCTGAACTTAACCCAGATCCGCGATCTGGTTGAGGTCAAGGTTGGACGCGAAGGCTATACCATGGTGCTGGATCAGAAGCAGCACTATTTATTCCACCCGGAATACGCGGCCGGGACGGATGCATTGGCACAAGAGGCTTGGATCTCCCGCCTGTATGAGGGGACGGAAGGACAATTCCATTACGAGCATAACGGCGAGGATAAACAACTGAATTACATTACCAACGAACGGACCGGATGGAAGATTGCCGGAACGATGTATTTCTCGGAGGTGGAAGATTCCGTTCGCGGCATCCGGAATACGATGGTATTGGTGATGGCGTTGTCGCTTCTTGGCGCGTTTGCGCTGGCCATATGGAATATCCGCTCGGTGCTGAAGCCGATCCGCAAGCTGAGCAAGGCGACCGAAGTGATCAGCGACGGAGATTTGACTTATCGAATGAGCGGATTCAAGCGGGACGAAATCGGAGAATTGGCCGATCATTTCCAGGCTATGGTGGATAATCTGCGCGAAATGGTGCATGGCGTTATGGGGATGTCGGAGAATGTATCCGCCTCGTCGGAGGAGCTGTCGGCTAACGCGATGCAAAACACAGCGGCCGTCCAGCATGTGACCTCCTCGATTCAGGAGGTGGCGGCAGGCAGCGAGAGCCAGCTCTTCGCCGTCGAGGAAATCGTAAAGCGGATGAATCAAGTAACCCAGCATGCCGATTCCATTGCCGCTCTCCTTGAGGTTATGAGAGGGGCCATGAATCAGACGGAAGAGCTGGCCCAGGAAGGGAATACGGCCGTGATCACGGCTGCGGCTACGATGCAGGACATCAACCATTCGATGGAGGAGCTCGGCGGCGTCATCAGCCAGCTGTCCGAGCGGTCGGAGCAAATTCGCGGCATCGTCGGGACGATTGGCGAGATTGCCAAACAGACCAGCCTGCTGGCCCTTAATGCCTCCATTGAAGCATCGAGGGCGGGAGAACACGGCAGAGGATTTGCCGTCGTGGCCGCGGAAATTCGCAGCCTGGCGCATCGCTCGGAGGCATCGGCGCAGCATATTGCCGAGCTCATCGCCGCCATCCTGCAAGAGGTGGAACGGACGAATGCAGTAATGGCATCGGCCCAGGAGAACGTTTCCGAAGGCGTCGGCGCGGCTGACCTGACCGGACGCTCCTTCTCCCGTATTAAGAAGGCGGTCCACAAGGTGACCGGTCAGGTCAGCGAAACCGCCGAAACGGCTCGTCAGCTGGCGGACGACGCGAACGAAACGAGAACCGCTATCGATGCCATCCGGGATATTTCGGAGCAGACGTCCGGCCGGACGCAATCCATATCTGCCGCTTCCGAGGAGCAGCTTGCCTCGATGGAAGAGGTGAGCGCGTCGGCGACGGATTTGAGCCGGCAGGCGGAGGAGCTTCAAGAGCTGGTTCGGCGTTTCAAGGTTTAG
- a CDS encoding uroporphyrinogen-III synthase, with protein sequence MAQHMKDRVVALAGPRKAAEMAKLVENMGGTPLIRPAQGTVFLDDEVLRESIENWLKEPAPPWAIFTTGIGLEAIYDMAEQMGVLDRLNATLTQTTIAARGYKTVNALKKRGLTPIVRDDDGSTSGLIRALEPFDLADKRIVLQLHGESAPKLVEWLESRGAQVETILPYKHIPPREEDISLLVDEIIQGKVDAVAFTSAPQFRFLADFARDHGKLEAVLEAFRGPVIAVAVGKVTAQGLREEGIARLLVPEDERMGSMMVELGRFFAQSAN encoded by the coding sequence ATGGCACAGCATATGAAAGATCGGGTTGTGGCCCTGGCCGGCCCCCGCAAAGCGGCGGAAATGGCTAAGCTGGTGGAGAACATGGGGGGAACCCCGCTGATTCGTCCGGCACAGGGGACGGTTTTTTTGGATGATGAGGTACTGCGTGAGTCGATTGAGAATTGGCTTAAAGAGCCCGCTCCGCCGTGGGCCATTTTTACGACGGGCATCGGCCTTGAAGCCATCTATGATATGGCGGAGCAGATGGGCGTTTTGGACCGGTTGAATGCAACGCTTACGCAAACAACCATTGCGGCAAGAGGCTACAAAACAGTGAACGCGTTGAAAAAAAGAGGGCTTACACCTATCGTGAGGGATGATGACGGCAGCACCTCCGGACTCATTCGGGCGCTGGAGCCGTTTGATCTGGCAGATAAGCGTATCGTTCTCCAGCTGCATGGCGAATCTGCCCCTAAGCTCGTGGAATGGCTGGAGAGCCGGGGCGCTCAGGTGGAGACGATCTTGCCGTATAAGCATATTCCGCCGCGGGAGGAAGACATCTCGCTGCTCGTTGACGAAATTATTCAGGGCAAGGTGGATGCCGTCGCGTTCACCAGTGCGCCGCAATTCCGGTTCCTGGCCGATTTCGCAAGAGATCACGGCAAGCTCGAGGCGGTGCTGGAGGCATTCCGGGGACCGGTGATCGCCGTTGCCGTCGGCAAGGTTACGGCACAGGGGCTGCGCGAGGAAGGAATCGCGCGCCTGCTAGTCCCCGAGGATGAGCGCATGGGCAGCATGATGGTCGAGCTCGGTCGATTTTTTGCCCAATCGGCGAATTAA
- a CDS encoding ThuA domain-containing protein yields the protein MDKRKALLLGSYTHPKFHPLQGIDKQVTHLLNDMFTVQCTENHKMLHESNLYPYELCIAYSDLWDERVSPRQTAGLLSYVSGGGGLLVIHNGITLANRYELAQLIGARFDGHPPMDKLYFVPAETGHDITEGVEPFVLDEEPYRFTFSPFTEKTVLLHYEYEGQQWPAAWCHTYGIGRVVFIMPGHHEPSFLQPQLRRLITQAAKWAARVPG from the coding sequence ATGGATAAAAGAAAAGCACTGCTGCTAGGCAGCTACACCCACCCCAAGTTTCACCCGCTCCAAGGGATCGATAAACAAGTGACACATCTTTTAAACGATATGTTCACGGTGCAGTGCACCGAAAATCATAAAATGCTCCATGAGAGCAATCTGTACCCTTATGAGCTGTGCATAGCCTACAGCGACTTGTGGGATGAGCGCGTATCTCCCCGGCAGACGGCGGGCCTGCTGTCTTACGTCAGCGGCGGCGGCGGCCTGCTTGTCATTCATAACGGGATCACGCTGGCTAACCGGTATGAGCTGGCTCAGCTCATCGGAGCGCGGTTTGACGGCCATCCGCCGATGGATAAGCTGTACTTCGTTCCCGCCGAGACCGGTCATGATATCACGGAAGGCGTGGAGCCGTTTGTATTGGATGAGGAGCCTTACCGCTTCACCTTTAGCCCGTTTACGGAAAAAACGGTGCTGCTGCACTACGAGTATGAAGGTCAGCAGTGGCCGGCAGCCTGGTGCCATACGTACGGCATCGGCCGTGTGGTCTTTATCATGCCGGGCCACCATGAGCCTAGCTTCCTTCAGCCGCAGCTTCGGAGGCTTATCACGCAGGCTGCCAAATGGGCGGCGCGCGTTCCGGGCTAG
- a CDS encoding response regulator transcription factor: MNNGKILIVEDEAKISRLLEIELESEGYEVAKADNGLDALSVYRSGSFDLILLDVMLPGMSGIELLRRIRSQDTHTAVLLLTAKSSVEDKVSGLDLGANDYITKPFQIEELLARIRAALRLQGSRQNGNDPGEEWLSAGDLKLHEGTREVVRAGTKIELTPREFDLLVYLLKNQRQVLNREQILAAVWGYDYYGDTNVVDVYIRYVRKKIDLDGLPDLIHTVRGVGYVLKDSP; this comes from the coding sequence ATGAACAACGGGAAAATTTTAATCGTCGAGGATGAAGCTAAAATATCCCGTCTGCTGGAAATTGAGCTGGAGAGCGAGGGCTACGAGGTTGCCAAAGCGGATAACGGGCTTGATGCGCTGAGCGTATACCGAAGCGGGTCCTTCGATCTGATTCTGTTAGACGTCATGCTGCCGGGCATGAGCGGCATCGAGCTGCTGCGGCGCATCCGGAGCCAGGATACGCATACGGCGGTGCTGCTGCTCACCGCCAAGAGCTCGGTCGAGGATAAGGTGTCGGGTCTTGATCTGGGAGCTAATGATTATATCACGAAGCCGTTTCAGATCGAGGAGCTCCTCGCCAGAATTCGGGCCGCGCTCCGCCTTCAGGGGAGTCGCCAGAACGGTAATGACCCGGGGGAAGAATGGCTTTCGGCGGGAGATCTTAAGCTCCATGAAGGAACGCGCGAGGTGGTCAGGGCCGGAACGAAGATTGAGCTGACGCCCCGTGAATTCGACCTGCTCGTTTACCTGCTCAAAAATCAACGGCAGGTGCTGAACCGTGAGCAAATTCTGGCGGCGGTATGGGGATACGATTATTACGGCGATACGAATGTCGTCGATGTGTACATACGTTATGTGCGGAAGAAAATCGATCTTGACGGCCTGCCCGATCTGATTCATACCGTCCGCGGCGTCGGATATGTGCTGAAGGACAGCCCATGA
- a CDS encoding sensor histidine kinase translates to MKLSSRIHLYSSVLMAVILIVMNILVYFVFSRMTVDSQLKQTKAEAVQIAGNMVEAAKSVPLADLQRSYVPAGAGIKVVMPDNSSPERLTTAPGVELDGLDEPYDTREQVRLITIQGETYAFASIPVIWPDGSVNNIQLARTLALTMDILKALRVVLVAVTAIGLIPIVVSTRVLGRLIMQPITALTRTMKDIRESGRFRRIELKEQPKNELTEMGAAFNDMITLLESNHEKQEQFVSNASHELKTPLTIIESYASLLKRRGLERPELFQESVEAIHSEAIRMKEMTEQLLLLAKNQDSWKIELESVELSDLASGSARAIRDAYSRKVDVRAEGEVHAWTDSRRLKQLLFILLDNARKYSDESIVIEVGRKPPGVYIRVIDRGIGISKEDLEHVFDRFYRVDEARGRKTGGAGLGLSLAKEIAEAIGAELELESLPGVGTTATIRLQPPEARS, encoded by the coding sequence ATGAAGCTGAGCAGCCGAATTCATCTGTATTCATCGGTACTTATGGCGGTCATTCTGATTGTCATGAATATTTTGGTTTACTTTGTATTCAGCCGGATGACGGTGGATAGCCAGCTTAAGCAGACGAAGGCCGAAGCCGTGCAGATTGCTGGAAATATGGTGGAGGCCGCGAAATCCGTCCCGCTCGCCGACTTGCAGCGCAGCTATGTTCCGGCTGGCGCAGGGATCAAGGTGGTCATGCCCGATAACAGCAGCCCCGAGCGGTTGACGACGGCGCCAGGCGTGGAGCTGGACGGCCTTGATGAGCCGTATGATACAAGGGAGCAGGTGCGGCTGATCACGATCCAAGGGGAAACGTACGCATTCGCCTCGATCCCGGTCATTTGGCCGGACGGCTCGGTCAACAATATTCAGCTTGCGCGCACGCTTGCTCTGACGATGGATATTCTGAAGGCGCTTCGTGTCGTGCTCGTGGCCGTCACGGCCATCGGCCTGATTCCGATCGTCGTGTCGACCCGCGTGCTGGGCCGCTTGATTATGCAGCCGATAACGGCGCTCACCCGCACGATGAAGGATATCCGCGAGAGCGGACGGTTCCGCCGGATCGAGCTTAAGGAGCAGCCGAAAAACGAGCTGACGGAGATGGGAGCGGCATTCAATGATATGATCACGCTGCTCGAGAGCAATCACGAGAAGCAGGAGCAGTTCGTATCCAACGCCTCGCACGAGCTGAAGACCCCGCTTACGATTATCGAGAGCTATGCCAGCCTGCTGAAGCGCAGAGGACTTGAGCGGCCGGAGCTGTTTCAGGAGTCGGTGGAAGCGATCCATTCGGAAGCGATCCGAATGAAGGAGATGACCGAGCAGCTGCTGCTGCTGGCGAAGAATCAGGATTCATGGAAGATCGAGCTGGAATCGGTGGAGCTCTCCGATCTGGCAAGCGGATCGGCACGTGCGATCCGGGACGCCTACAGCCGGAAGGTTGACGTCCGCGCTGAAGGCGAGGTGCACGCCTGGACGGACAGCCGCAGGCTGAAGCAGCTGCTGTTCATCCTCCTTGATAATGCCCGCAAGTACAGCGATGAGTCGATCGTCATCGAAGTCGGACGAAAGCCGCCTGGGGTATACATTCGGGTTATTGACCGGGGAATCGGGATATCGAAGGAAGATCTGGAGCATGTGTTTGACCGTTTCTACCGGGTCGATGAAGCTCGCGGCAGGAAAACCGGCGGAGCAGGGCTCGGCTTGTCGCTGGCGAAAGAGATTGCGGAGGCCATCGGCGCCGAGCTGGAGCTTGAAAGCCTGCCGGGAGTCGGGACCACCGCGACGATTCGGCTGCAGCCTCCCGAGGCCCGAAGTTAA
- a CDS encoding PepSY domain-containing protein translates to MRKQMGMLTGGVLLVVVVVAGTLLWKPFSASSERMSEDEIISKVNLLYSGTITDTELDGDVYRVQLVSDLGKYDLAVDAREGTIVSIKQLERGKGEGVPGNQDPTGQQPEPPAPDNGGKDPSEGQGPSEGQGQGNNPPAAEPNGEGSGGTPKDPDDGEGTEPENPPMRMITREHAEKVSLAKVPGTIEDIEYREDDGVRYYLVEIEKSDGREATIQVHAITGKIMTVTWDD, encoded by the coding sequence ATGCGAAAACAAATGGGGATGCTGACGGGCGGTGTTCTGCTGGTCGTGGTCGTTGTGGCAGGTACGCTGCTGTGGAAGCCGTTCAGCGCATCGTCGGAGCGTATGAGCGAGGATGAAATCATAAGTAAAGTGAATTTGCTCTATTCGGGGACGATAACGGATACTGAATTGGACGGCGACGTGTACCGGGTTCAGCTGGTATCCGATCTCGGCAAGTATGATTTGGCTGTGGATGCCCGCGAGGGAACCATTGTGTCGATCAAACAGCTGGAAAGGGGGAAGGGCGAGGGCGTGCCTGGTAATCAGGATCCGACCGGACAGCAGCCCGAACCTCCTGCGCCGGATAACGGCGGGAAGGATCCGAGCGAAGGGCAGGGTCCGAGCGAAGGGCAGGGTCAGGGCAATAACCCTCCAGCAGCGGAACCGAACGGGGAGGGATCCGGCGGAACCCCGAAAGACCCTGACGATGGCGAAGGCACCGAGCCGGAGAATCCGCCGATGCGGATGATCACGAGGGAGCACGCGGAGAAGGTGTCGCTCGCCAAGGTTCCCGGGACGATCGAGGATATCGAATACCGCGAAGATGACGGCGTTCGCTATTATCTGGTCGAAATCGAGAAGAGCGACGGGCGGGAAGCCACCATTCAGGTTCATGCCATTACCGGCAAGATTATGACCGTCACATGGGATGATTGA
- a CDS encoding PepSY domain-containing protein — protein MGTNKTRKRILWAGALSVAIAASGVYGYNAVQAAGSNGSASTGAATAAQTGKQLISVEKAEQLALAVAKGTVKDIDLVHYKGRLAYKVYIQQSDRGTKLWIDAATGKSLGKRTFEYHDDYDRDDDYEDDRDRYPSGLIGAGKAAAAALKHAGGGTVTDVDLDEDDNRWIYDVEVKTSKGSMEVEVNALSGKIVKSEYDHDDDDQNDDHDDDHDDDRYDDDHDDDDDDRYDD, from the coding sequence ATGGGAACGAACAAGACGAGAAAAAGAATACTTTGGGCCGGTGCACTGTCTGTGGCTATAGCGGCAAGCGGCGTATACGGATATAACGCCGTGCAGGCTGCCGGCTCGAACGGAAGCGCAAGCACCGGTGCTGCGACTGCAGCGCAAACGGGCAAACAGCTGATCAGTGTCGAGAAGGCGGAGCAGCTTGCTCTGGCTGTCGCCAAGGGAACGGTAAAAGATATTGATCTGGTACACTATAAAGGACGGCTCGCTTATAAGGTGTACATCCAACAAAGCGACCGGGGCACCAAGCTGTGGATTGATGCAGCAACCGGGAAGTCGCTTGGGAAGCGGACTTTCGAATACCATGACGACTACGATCGGGATGATGATTACGAGGATGACCGCGATCGTTATCCCAGCGGCTTGATCGGGGCAGGGAAGGCCGCTGCAGCTGCATTGAAGCATGCAGGAGGCGGCACGGTGACTGATGTCGATCTGGATGAGGACGATAACCGCTGGATCTATGACGTTGAAGTGAAGACCTCCAAAGGCAGCATGGAAGTCGAGGTCAACGCCCTGAGCGGGAAAATCGTAAAGTCCGAGTACGATCACGACGATGATGATCAAAATGACGATCATGACGATGATCACGACGACGACCGTTACGATGATGATCACGACGACGATGACGATGATCGTTATGACGATTAA
- a CDS encoding phasin family protein, producing the protein MSDLFKKAISLGLGLTVVSKEKVEKIVDDLVKRGELAPTESKALVNRLIERGEEEQSQIKTYIYEQVQRVLSELDVPKGTDVASLEQRIAVLEKKIVELEGPQQD; encoded by the coding sequence ATGAGTGATCTTTTTAAGAAAGCAATCTCGTTAGGATTGGGCCTTACCGTTGTCAGCAAAGAAAAAGTCGAGAAAATCGTGGATGATCTGGTCAAGCGGGGGGAGCTGGCGCCCACCGAATCCAAAGCGCTGGTGAATCGCCTCATTGAACGCGGCGAGGAAGAGCAGTCCCAGATCAAGACGTATATTTATGAACAGGTGCAGCGCGTACTGTCCGAACTGGACGTGCCGAAAGGAACCGATGTCGCTAGCCTGGAACAGCGCATCGCTGTCCTTGAGAAGAAAATCGTGGAATTGGAAGGGCCGCAGCAGGATTAG